In Candidatus Binatia bacterium, a single genomic region encodes these proteins:
- a CDS encoding TIGR01777 family oxidoreductase, protein MKLIVAGGTGFIGSALSARLTGQGHSLILLTRSISSAAESSNTTTILWQPALSGAWEHILEEAVAEADGVINLAGEPIAAKRWSDAQKTKLRSSRIDTTRALVTAIGKAKKKPAFFINASAVGYYGPRADEVITEESGHGGDFLAAVCSEWEEEARKAEAHGVRVIRLRTGIVLGKGGGALSKMIPPFKLFIGGPLGSGKQWMPWVHIEDEIGLIQFLMENNSARGAVNACAPNPVTMKEFSRTLSRVLHRPCWAPVPAFALHLLLGEMADMLLTGQRVMPAAAQKLGYRFRHPELREAIEALLR, encoded by the coding sequence ATGAAGCTCATCGTCGCAGGCGGCACCGGATTTATCGGCTCAGCACTCTCTGCTCGACTCACCGGTCAAGGTCACTCGCTCATTCTGCTGACGCGCTCGATATCGTCGGCCGCCGAATCATCCAACACAACGACAATTCTTTGGCAGCCGGCATTATCCGGGGCCTGGGAGCATATTCTAGAGGAAGCCGTAGCCGAAGCAGATGGGGTCATCAATCTCGCGGGCGAGCCGATCGCGGCGAAAAGATGGAGCGATGCGCAGAAGACAAAACTCCGGTCGAGCCGGATCGACACGACGCGCGCGCTAGTCACGGCGATCGGCAAAGCGAAAAAAAAGCCCGCCTTCTTCATCAACGCCTCCGCCGTCGGTTACTACGGTCCACGCGCTGACGAAGTCATTACAGAAGAGAGCGGACACGGCGGCGATTTTCTTGCCGCAGTCTGCTCGGAGTGGGAAGAAGAGGCAAGAAAAGCCGAAGCTCACGGCGTCAGGGTCATTCGTCTGCGCACGGGAATCGTTCTCGGAAAAGGCGGCGGCGCCTTGTCCAAGATGATTCCTCCCTTTAAGCTCTTTATCGGCGGCCCGTTGGGATCGGGAAAGCAGTGGATGCCGTGGGTCCACATAGAAGATGAGATCGGCCTGATTCAATTTTTGATGGAAAACAACAGCGCGCGCGGAGCAGTGAACGCCTGCGCCCCCAATCCGGTCACGATGAAGGAATTTAGCCGGACCCTGAGCAGAGTCCTTCACCGCCCCTGCTGGGCGCCGGTTCCAGCTTTTGCGCTGCATCTGTTGCTGGGCGAAATGGCGGATATGCTGTTGACCGGCCAGCGGGTCATGCCCGCCGCCGCCCAGAAACTGGGTTATCGCTTCCGTCATCCGGAGCTGCGGGAGGCGATCGAAGCTCTCTTGAGATAA
- a CDS encoding beta-ketoacyl-[acyl-carrier-protein] synthase family protein, producing MNQNGKSPHRRVVVTGLGAVSPNGIGAEAFWRATQNGVSGIGPIRLFDPGSLPCRIAGEVSGFRPEEHMPEKELRRVGRAVPLAIAATKEALHAAGLDPGAMALEEKRSWGVVLGSGGGAPDFVEEQYRLYFSDQWRKTSAYNISGSTIGTLSSEISLRFDFRGPSHVVSTGCTSSTDAIGYAFNLIRFGLADHLISGGVDATITPGIMHGFSIMRVVSVSHNEEPKRASRPFDRSRDGFVLGEGAWMLVLEEMEQALQRGARIFAELLGYGSTCDAYHTVRLDPSGEEPARAMALALEDAGIAKEEVGYLAPHGTSTLLNDKIETRAVKICFGRRAYDIPMSSIKSMIGHPQGASGAAGIVAAIMALQHGFLPPTINYEEPDPECDLNYLPNRGLSTKAEIALCNCIAFGSKNSALVVARGNSLNERL from the coding sequence ATGAATCAAAATGGAAAATCGCCCCATCGCAGGGTCGTGGTGACCGGCCTGGGGGCCGTCAGCCCCAACGGCATTGGGGCCGAGGCTTTCTGGCGGGCGACTCAAAACGGCGTGAGCGGAATCGGTCCGATTCGACTTTTCGATCCGGGGTCGCTGCCGTGTCGAATAGCCGGGGAGGTGAGCGGCTTTCGCCCTGAAGAACATATGCCGGAGAAAGAGCTCCGCCGCGTGGGCCGCGCGGTGCCGCTAGCGATTGCAGCGACCAAGGAGGCGCTCCACGCGGCCGGACTCGATCCGGGCGCGATGGCTCTCGAAGAGAAACGCTCCTGGGGCGTTGTCCTCGGCAGCGGCGGGGGCGCGCCGGATTTTGTCGAGGAGCAGTACCGGCTCTATTTTTCCGACCAATGGCGCAAGACGAGCGCGTACAACATCTCGGGCTCGACCATCGGCACGCTCTCGAGCGAGATCTCTCTCCGTTTCGACTTCAGAGGGCCCAGTCACGTCGTCTCCACCGGTTGCACCAGCTCCACCGACGCCATCGGCTATGCTTTCAATCTCATTCGCTTCGGTCTGGCCGACCATCTGATAAGCGGCGGAGTCGATGCGACGATCACTCCCGGCATCATGCACGGATTTTCCATCATGCGCGTCGTGTCGGTGTCGCACAACGAGGAGCCCAAGCGCGCGTCGCGGCCGTTCGACCGCTCGCGCGACGGGTTCGTTCTCGGCGAAGGGGCCTGGATGCTGGTCCTGGAGGAGATGGAGCAGGCGCTTCAGCGCGGCGCGCGAATTTTTGCCGAGCTTTTGGGCTACGGCTCGACTTGCGATGCGTACCACACCGTGCGTCTTGACCCGAGCGGGGAAGAGCCCGCGCGGGCGATGGCGCTTGCACTTGAGGACGCGGGCATCGCCAAGGAGGAGGTCGGCTATCTCGCCCCGCACGGCACCTCGACTCTCTTAAACGATAAGATCGAAACCCGAGCGGTCAAAATTTGCTTCGGTCGCAGGGCGTACGACATTCCCATGAGCTCGATAAAATCGATGATCGGCCATCCCCAGGGTGCATCGGGAGCGGCGGGAATCGTTGCCGCTATTATGGCTCTGCAGCACGGCTTTTTGCCGCCGACGATCAACTACGAAGAGCCCGATCCTGAATGCGACCTGAACTATCTGCCCAACCGTGGGCTCTCCACAAAGGCGGAGATCGCTCTGTGCAACTGCATCGCCTTTGGCTCGAAGAATTCGGCGTTGGTCGTCGCGCGCGGCAATTCGCTGAATGAAAGACTCTAG
- a CDS encoding SDR family NAD(P)-dependent oxidoreductase, translating to MDFNGQVALITGASSGIGQRLAIDLAARGAIVVGCGRSLERLKETADELRRHSPSSTVMACDVSEPKQVKHMVEKVLSQFGKIDVLVNNAGFGSYQSFAESSLEAIESMLRTNYLGTVYCTKEALPSMIARRSGHIVNISSVAGKIATPNMASYCATKFAQIGLSESLYHELTPLGIHVAVVCPGPVRTKFRMLFDDLAPNAPAFVVLDAAAVSRAVIKTIESNRFEIIMPRSLAFFCLLKGLMPGLVRYLISNLRPNSGKRQ from the coding sequence ATGGACTTTAACGGTCAAGTCGCGCTGATTACAGGCGCTTCCAGCGGTATCGGCCAACGCCTCGCCATCGACCTGGCCGCGCGCGGAGCGATTGTCGTCGGCTGCGGTCGCTCGCTGGAGCGGCTGAAAGAAACGGCCGATGAGTTAAGGCGCCACTCTCCCTCATCCACGGTTATGGCCTGTGACGTAAGCGAGCCCAAGCAGGTGAAGCATATGGTCGAAAAGGTCCTGTCGCAATTCGGCAAGATCGATGTCCTCGTTAATAACGCAGGCTTTGGCTCGTATCAAAGCTTCGCGGAATCTTCGCTCGAAGCTATCGAATCGATGCTGCGGACGAATTATTTGGGGACCGTCTATTGCACCAAAGAGGCGCTACCATCGATGATAGCCAGACGCTCCGGCCACATCGTGAACATCTCGTCGGTCGCGGGCAAGATTGCGACACCGAACATGGCCTCTTACTGCGCCACAAAGTTTGCCCAGATCGGCCTTTCAGAGAGCTTGTATCATGAGCTTACGCCATTGGGCATTCACGTCGCGGTAGTCTGCCCTGGGCCGGTGCGCACCAAGTTTCGCATGCTGTTCGACGATCTGGCTCCCAACGCTCCGGCTTTTGTGGTGCTGGACGCCGCCGCCGTATCGAGAGCGGTCATAAAAACGATTGAAAGCAATAGGTTTGAAATCATCATGCCGCGGTCTCTTGCCTTTTTCTGCTTACTGAAGGGGCTGATGCCGGGTCTTGTTCG